One genomic region from Thermoleptolyngbya sichuanensis A183 encodes:
- a CDS encoding pentapeptide repeat-containing protein, translating into MGADLKGVVLIGADLRGANFSSADLCGANLTSAMLNNAVLISAKLNDASLTSATLSGANLTSATVMRANLIGADLSDANLFASDLRYANLTGAALCRAKLGEAMLLGINLRRANLMSADLRGANLYSANLCGSNLYYVNFNDANLDGVEVEKARFRQNQGIPKETRRQLIQKGAVFED; encoded by the coding sequence TTTGCGGGGCGCGAACTTCAGTAGCGCTGATCTCTGCGGCGCAAACCTGACCAGCGCAATGCTCAATAACGCGGTGCTAATCAGCGCAAAGCTTAATGATGCCAGTCTTACGAGCGCAACGCTATCGGGTGCAAATCTAACCAGCGCCACGGTCATGCGGGCAAACTTGATTGGTGCAGATTTGTCGGATGCAAATCTGTTTGCCTCGGACTTGCGCTACGCCAATTTGACAGGAGCCGCTCTCTGCCGCGCCAAACTGGGAGAGGCGATGCTGTTGGGGATTAACCTGCGGCGAGCAAATCTGATGAGTGCTGACCTGCGGGGCGCAAACCTTTACAGCGCAAATCTTTGTGGTTCAAACCTGTACTATGTCAACTTCAACGACGCAAACCTAGACGGTGTAGAGGTCGAAAAGGCTCGCTTTCGTCAGAACCAAGGCATTCCCAAGGAGACGCGGCGACAGCTCATCCAAAAAGGGGCAGTGTTTGAGGATTAG